From the genome of Calditrichota bacterium, one region includes:
- a CDS encoding TonB-dependent receptor, whose amino-acid sequence MQRKSALSILLLLLSVSIVFAGTTGKITGAVVDGDTNQPLPGANVIIEGTNLGAATDMDGNFVIINVPPGTYSLKAMMIGYGAMRVTNVRVSVNLTTTVNFSLKTTVLDMGKEVTIVAKRPLIQKDITSSRAIIGAQEIQKMPVENFYQVLQLQAGVVQGSGGEMHIRGGRSNEVAYMVDGVSVTDPYSSSMAVTVENSAIQELELVSGTFNAEYGQAMSGVVNIVTKEGGTKYRGEIRSYIGDYFSAHDETFLNIDEINPFSIQDYQWSLSGPVVYSDNKITFFLSGRLYQNNGYLYGVRRYSAADSNSYIGDNPADWIIQETGNGDFVPMSKSRRFSSQLKLAYSLKPNMKLTYSLFYERDRGQSYSHKFKYEPDGRSKSYKNGISQILSWTQTLSPNTFYTVKYSNFYNQGKSYVFPNPYDARYVSNKRFDRAGVYNFYMGGMSLGHYDRFTLTNLLKAEITSQINKIHQVKAGLQARWNKLFLNSFSILIDQSTNWEPQIPDVTLLSHDRYSNYPHDFSCYVQDKIELKDMIVNVGIRFEYFDPNGKILTDYRDPNLWKPNKYAILDAVTDQGTKRVKAPVRIDPTTGEETIIDPNTGEPMSANYKSIRLLVLNSEKQESAQYLSNVTLVDTTTGNPISRGNLRWFKGTTPKYQISPRIGIAYPITNRGVIHISYGHFLQIPNYSYLYANPEFEVALSTGQAGSLMGNADLKPQRTVSYEIGLQQQLAENIAIDITGFYKDIRNWLGTEIYKTYSQDIYALYINRDYANVKGITLSLKKRYSNYISGAIDYTYSVAEGNASDPNTAYYDNQAGREPEKQLVPLNWDQRHTVNFSLNISKPSDWGISLVGQYGSGLPYTPTSSGVQGFQNLQTVFQNSGRKPATYSLDVRMHKNINYDGFRFILFCNIYNLLDRQNERYVYSDTGSADYSLMQFRTTDTPGPNSVNEYFLRPYYYSAPRSVRAGVAFSF is encoded by the coding sequence ATGCAACGGAAAAGTGCACTAAGTATTTTGCTGTTATTATTATCCGTTTCTATTGTTTTCGCTGGAACGACCGGGAAAATAACCGGCGCAGTGGTAGATGGCGATACTAATCAGCCGCTTCCGGGCGCAAATGTCATCATTGAAGGGACCAATCTGGGCGCGGCGACGGACATGGATGGTAATTTTGTTATCATCAATGTTCCGCCGGGGACTTATAGTTTAAAAGCGATGATGATCGGATATGGGGCGATGCGCGTGACCAACGTGCGTGTGAGCGTCAATTTGACGACGACCGTAAATTTTTCGCTCAAGACAACAGTCCTCGATATGGGCAAAGAAGTGACAATCGTCGCCAAAAGGCCACTCATCCAAAAAGATATTACCTCAAGCCGGGCAATTATCGGAGCGCAGGAGATTCAGAAAATGCCCGTGGAAAATTTTTATCAGGTGCTGCAATTGCAGGCTGGCGTCGTTCAGGGCAGCGGCGGAGAAATGCATATTCGCGGAGGCCGCTCCAACGAGGTCGCTTATATGGTGGATGGCGTTTCTGTGACAGACCCGTATTCCTCAAGCATGGCGGTGACTGTTGAGAATTCCGCTATTCAGGAACTGGAACTTGTCAGCGGCACTTTTAACGCCGAATACGGTCAGGCAATGTCCGGCGTGGTGAATATCGTCACCAAGGAAGGCGGCACTAAATATCGCGGTGAAATTCGCTCTTACATCGGCGATTATTTTAGCGCTCACGACGAGACGTTTTTGAATATCGACGAAATTAATCCTTTTTCCATTCAGGATTATCAATGGAGTTTGAGTGGGCCTGTGGTTTATTCGGATAACAAGATCACCTTTTTCCTGTCCGGAAGGCTTTATCAGAATAATGGCTATTTGTACGGCGTCCGACGCTACAGCGCGGCAGATTCCAATTCCTATATTGGCGATAACCCGGCGGATTGGATTATTCAGGAAACAGGAAACGGGGATTTTGTTCCCATGAGCAAAAGCCGACGATTCAGTAGTCAACTCAAACTGGCTTACAGCCTGAAACCCAACATGAAGTTAACCTATAGCTTATTTTATGAACGGGATCGCGGCCAATCTTATTCTCATAAATTCAAATATGAACCGGATGGCAGATCTAAAAGCTACAAAAACGGCATCAGCCAGATTTTAAGCTGGACGCAAACTTTAAGCCCGAATACGTTTTACACGGTGAAGTATTCCAATTTTTATAATCAGGGCAAATCGTATGTTTTCCCCAATCCCTATGACGCGAGATATGTGTCAAACAAGCGATTTGATCGCGCGGGAGTTTATAATTTTTACATGGGCGGCATGAGTCTTGGGCATTACGATCGATTTACTTTGACGAATTTGCTCAAAGCGGAAATTACCAGTCAAATTAATAAGATTCATCAGGTAAAGGCGGGCCTTCAGGCGCGCTGGAATAAGCTGTTTCTGAATAGTTTTAGTATTTTAATCGATCAATCGACCAACTGGGAGCCGCAAATTCCCGACGTGACGCTTCTTTCTCATGATCGCTATTCCAATTATCCTCACGATTTTTCCTGCTATGTGCAGGACAAAATCGAGTTGAAGGATATGATCGTCAATGTTGGCATTCGCTTTGAATATTTTGATCCCAATGGTAAGATTCTCACTGACTACCGGGATCCGAATTTGTGGAAGCCCAATAAATACGCTATTTTGGATGCCGTGACGGATCAGGGCACAAAACGCGTGAAAGCGCCGGTACGAATCGATCCTACTACCGGCGAGGAGACAATTATTGACCCCAATACCGGCGAGCCGATGAGCGCCAATTATAAATCCATCCGTTTGCTTGTCTTAAATTCGGAGAAGCAGGAATCCGCACAATATCTTTCTAATGTGACGTTGGTCGACACGACGACCGGGAATCCGATTTCTCGCGGGAATTTACGTTGGTTCAAAGGCACAACCCCAAAGTATCAAATTAGTCCGAGAATCGGAATCGCTTACCCGATCACTAACCGCGGGGTCATCCATATTTCTTACGGACATTTTCTGCAAATTCCAAATTATAGCTATCTTTACGCCAATCCGGAGTTTGAAGTTGCGCTGAGTACAGGTCAGGCGGGCAGTTTGATGGGAAACGCCGATTTGAAGCCGCAAAGAACCGTCAGTTACGAAATTGGTTTACAGCAGCAATTAGCGGAGAACATCGCGATTGACATTACCGGTTTTTACAAAGATATTCGAAATTGGCTGGGCACTGAAATTTACAAGACTTACAGCCAGGACATATATGCGCTTTACATTAACAGAGATTATGCAAATGTCAAAGGCATCACATTGAGCCTCAAAAAAAGATACTCCAACTATATTTCGGGAGCCATTGATTACACTTACTCTGTAGCTGAAGGCAACGCTTCAGACCCGAATACGGCTTATTACGATAATCAAGCAGGCCGAGAGCCGGAAAAACAACTGGTTCCGTTGAATTGGGATCAGCGCCACACGGTGAATTTTTCTTTGAACATTTCCAAACCCAGCGATTGGGGAATTAGCTTGGTAGGACAATACGGCAGCGGTTTGCCTTATACTCCGACCAGTTCCGGGGTTCAAGGTTTTCAGAATCTGCAAACGGTATTTCAAAACAGCGGTCGAAAACCGGCGACTTATAGCCTGGATGTCCGTATGCACAAAAACATCAATTATGATGGATTTCGCTTTATTTTATTTTGCAATATTTACAATCTACTTGATCGACAAAATGAGCGATACGTTTATTCCGATACCGGAAGCGCAGATTATTCGCTGATGCAATTTCGCACGACTGATACTCCCGGCCCGAATTCAGTGAATGAATACTTTTTGCGACCTTATTATTATTCTGCCCCGAGGAGCGTCCGGGCAGGCGTGGCATTTTCATTTTAA
- a CDS encoding PorV/PorQ family protein has protein sequence MKKIIFILIALLLSVSLSFGVSKVGTTAAQFLKIGVGSRAVGMGGAFVAVANDVSALYWNPAGLSRLGRNEAILMHSEWLAGVSFDYAGLVVDMGSLGALGVSVTSVTMGEMKVRTELQPEGTGELFSASDIAGSIAYAKSLTDRFSIGFNVKYIRQNIWHMSSNGFAVDVGTLFKTQFNGMTIGMSIANFGPKMKMAGRDAKEYIDINPNANGSNDQLPSQLQMDPWSLPITFRVGVAMDAFRTENNALMVAVDALHPSDNSEYVNLGMEYSFYDWGFIRLGWQALFLDDSERGGVFSGEGSSNFMPSNVGVGVQYEFSRGLTLKLDYAFADFGRLQNTQRFSLSVEF, from the coding sequence ATGAAAAAGATAATTTTCATACTGATCGCGTTGCTGCTCTCGGTCTCTTTAAGTTTCGGCGTTTCCAAGGTCGGAACCACTGCGGCGCAGTTTCTGAAAATCGGTGTCGGTTCCCGAGCAGTCGGAATGGGTGGCGCTTTTGTCGCCGTGGCGAACGATGTGTCTGCTTTATACTGGAATCCGGCCGGCTTGAGTCGGCTGGGGCGCAATGAAGCCATACTCATGCACAGCGAGTGGTTGGCAGGTGTTAGTTTTGACTACGCCGGCTTGGTGGTCGATATGGGTTCTTTGGGCGCCCTGGGCGTGAGCGTTACTTCTGTCACTATGGGCGAGATGAAAGTGCGCACCGAGCTCCAGCCGGAAGGTACGGGCGAATTATTTTCCGCCAGCGATATTGCCGGAAGCATCGCCTACGCTAAAAGTCTCACAGACCGTTTTTCCATCGGTTTCAACGTCAAGTACATCAGACAAAACATTTGGCACATGTCTTCCAATGGTTTCGCCGTGGACGTGGGTACGCTTTTTAAAACGCAATTTAACGGGATGACCATTGGCATGAGCATTGCGAATTTTGGCCCGAAGATGAAAATGGCTGGTCGCGACGCCAAGGAATACATTGACATTAACCCCAACGCCAATGGCAGCAATGACCAACTCCCATCGCAGTTGCAAATGGATCCCTGGTCTCTACCCATCACTTTTCGCGTCGGCGTTGCCATGGATGCGTTTCGAACTGAAAACAATGCATTGATGGTTGCGGTGGACGCGCTTCATCCGAGCGATAATTCCGAGTACGTAAATTTGGGAATGGAATATTCGTTCTATGATTGGGGATTTATTCGTCTGGGCTGGCAAGCGCTGTTTTTGGATGACAGTGAGCGCGGCGGCGTTTTTTCCGGCGAGGGCAGCAGCAATTTCATGCCGTCGAATGTCGGAGTCGGCGTACAGTATGAGTTCTCTCGCGGATTGACGCTCAAATTGGATTACGCATTTGCTGATTTTGGACGCCTGCAAAATACGCAACGGTTTTCTTTGAGCGTGGAATTTTGA
- a CDS encoding TonB-dependent receptor — translation MSSKKILLMILIFCLFVLTTSWAGITGKIAGYVKDAETGDPLPGVNVMIEGTTLGASTGLDGSYYIINIPPGVYSVKANMMGYGPVLKTGVLVKVGLTTEVNFALSSAVLDLGAVVEIVAKRPIVQKDLTSGRSVITSEEIKEMPVETFRGVLSTKAGITTGSNGAIHIRGGRSNEIAYLIDGIAMSNPFWGGMSAVIENTAIQELQVVSGTFNAEYGKAMSGIVNIVTKEGGKDYHGNFTTYFGDRVSTHKDIFLNIEDVNPLSQTNFDVSLNGPVPTLGNKVTFFASGRYYNEKGYLYGKREHNPGDAIFVEPASARSLAQSPYNDGRIHFLEPFTDRNKNGQFDLGEPFTDINGDGQYQPGEPFEDLDGNGYYTETEPFEDLNGNGLWDTGFSGDNKLVPMNPYRKFSGQAKITFRLSPQFIFRYTTLYDKIKNRSYSHIYKYNPDGIPTTYQWSLTHKLDFTHQISRSTFYEVKFAHYENDYKRYLYKDWQDPRYLPNILISSTPGNEFYGGGMNKTHTYRNSKTSVLRFDLTSQVNKHHQVKLGFEGRYHELFYHSYYIDISETYGWVPTIHTPETSTSNNMYNRYPREFAAYIQDKIELKDMIINIGLRYDYFNSNWKVAADNKDRLLIAGKRESLAELKLKNATAKNQLSPRLGIAYPITDRGTIHFSYGHFFQMPPFAYLYANPEFEVVSGRFKSVLGNADLKPQQTVIYEIGLQQQVSDDIGIEAIAFYKDINDWLGTEVFELYTRGDYYNRYATLDFGNVKGFTLSIEKRRSGYLSGSLDYTYSVAEGNSSNPLSKFYDLQSIPPVETEKRVVPLDWDQTHTLNFTVTVSQAKKWGISLIGRMGSGLPYTPSRDAIRIDAENSERRPSQMTFDLQAHKDFYFSNNRYATLFIKVYNLFDRLNEILIYSDTGRATYALYPSTDHGDEYGRHYLKDYLTRPNYYSSPRSVRLGMSFGF, via the coding sequence TTGTCGAGCAAAAAAATTCTATTAATGATTTTAATCTTCTGCCTTTTTGTGCTGACGACATCCTGGGCCGGGATCACCGGTAAAATTGCCGGTTACGTCAAAGATGCAGAAACAGGCGATCCTTTGCCAGGGGTGAACGTCATGATCGAAGGCACGACTCTGGGGGCGTCCACAGGCCTCGACGGTTCGTATTACATCATCAATATTCCGCCCGGCGTTTATAGCGTCAAGGCGAACATGATGGGATACGGCCCGGTGTTGAAAACTGGAGTGCTGGTAAAAGTGGGTCTGACCACTGAGGTCAACTTTGCACTTAGCTCTGCTGTTCTGGATTTGGGCGCGGTTGTCGAGATTGTTGCCAAAAGGCCTATTGTTCAAAAAGATTTGACTTCCGGGCGCTCTGTGATCACCTCAGAGGAAATTAAAGAAATGCCTGTGGAAACATTCCGCGGCGTATTGTCAACAAAAGCAGGTATCACGACGGGCTCGAACGGCGCTATTCATATTCGTGGCGGTCGTTCCAATGAAATCGCCTACTTGATTGATGGTATTGCCATGTCCAATCCTTTCTGGGGTGGTATGTCCGCAGTTATTGAAAATACAGCGATTCAAGAGTTACAGGTCGTCAGCGGGACGTTTAATGCTGAATACGGAAAAGCGATGTCCGGCATCGTCAATATTGTCACGAAAGAAGGCGGAAAAGATTATCACGGCAATTTTACCACTTACTTTGGCGATCGCGTGAGTACGCACAAAGATATTTTTCTGAATATCGAGGACGTCAATCCGCTCAGCCAAACAAATTTTGACGTCAGTTTGAATGGCCCCGTACCGACATTGGGGAACAAAGTTACTTTCTTTGCTTCCGGGAGATATTATAATGAGAAGGGATACCTTTACGGAAAACGGGAGCACAATCCAGGGGATGCAATTTTTGTAGAACCGGCTTCTGCCAGATCCCTGGCGCAAAGCCCTTACAATGATGGCCGGATTCATTTTCTGGAACCGTTCACAGATAGAAATAAAAATGGGCAGTTTGATTTAGGGGAGCCATTCACAGACATCAATGGTGATGGCCAGTATCAACCTGGTGAGCCTTTTGAAGATCTCGACGGAAACGGTTACTATACGGAAACCGAGCCTTTCGAGGATCTGAACGGTAATGGCCTCTGGGATACCGGATTCAGCGGAGATAACAAATTAGTCCCAATGAACCCGTATCGGAAGTTTTCCGGTCAGGCGAAAATTACTTTTCGTCTCAGCCCCCAATTTATTTTTCGTTACACAACTCTTTATGACAAAATAAAAAACAGAAGTTATAGCCATATTTACAAATACAACCCCGACGGCATTCCGACGACCTATCAGTGGTCACTGACTCATAAACTGGATTTTACGCATCAAATATCTCGAAGCACGTTTTATGAGGTAAAATTTGCTCACTACGAGAATGATTATAAGCGATATCTGTACAAAGACTGGCAGGATCCGCGCTATTTGCCAAATATTCTCATTTCCAGTACCCCGGGGAATGAATTTTATGGCGGCGGCATGAATAAAACCCATACGTATCGGAATTCCAAAACTTCTGTGCTTCGATTCGATCTGACAAGCCAAGTGAATAAGCACCACCAGGTGAAACTGGGTTTTGAAGGTCGCTACCATGAGCTTTTCTATCATAGCTACTATATTGATATTAGCGAAACTTATGGCTGGGTTCCGACAATTCACACGCCGGAAACCAGCACTTCCAATAATATGTACAACCGCTATCCTCGCGAATTTGCCGCCTACATTCAGGATAAAATTGAATTGAAAGACATGATCATCAATATCGGCTTGCGCTACGACTATTTTAATTCAAATTGGAAAGTTGCGGCCGATAACAAGGATCGTTTGCTGATCGCCGGCAAAAGAGAATCGTTGGCTGAATTAAAATTAAAAAATGCGACGGCAAAGAATCAATTGAGTCCACGATTGGGAATAGCCTATCCCATTACTGACCGCGGAACAATTCATTTTTCGTACGGTCATTTTTTCCAGATGCCTCCGTTCGCGTACTTGTATGCGAATCCCGAGTTTGAGGTCGTCAGCGGACGTTTTAAATCTGTGTTAGGAAATGCAGATTTAAAACCCCAGCAAACCGTCATTTACGAAATCGGCCTGCAGCAGCAGGTATCTGACGATATCGGAATTGAGGCTATCGCTTTTTACAAAGATATCAACGATTGGCTGGGAACCGAGGTTTTCGAGCTTTACACTCGCGGTGATTATTACAACCGTTACGCGACGCTTGATTTTGGAAATGTCAAAGGTTTTACTCTCTCTATTGAAAAGCGTCGTTCAGGGTATTTATCAGGTTCTCTGGACTATACCTATTCTGTCGCCGAGGGAAATTCCTCTAATCCTCTTTCAAAATTTTATGATTTGCAAAGTATTCCGCCGGTGGAAACTGAAAAAAGGGTTGTGCCACTGGACTGGGATCAAACCCATACTTTGAATTTCACAGTGACGGTCAGCCAGGCGAAAAAATGGGGAATCAGTCTGATCGGCAGAATGGGATCGGGCTTGCCATACACACCCTCGCGCGATGCGATTCGGATTGACGCTGAGAATAGCGAGCGCAGACCGTCGCAGATGACCTTTGATCTTCAGGCGCACAAAGATTTTTATTTTTCCAACAATCGCTACGCCACGCTTTTTATTAAAGTGTACAATCTTTTTGATCGCTTGAATGAGATATTAATCTATTCTGATACGGGAAGAGCAACTTATGCGCTTTATCCGAGTACCGATCATGGCGACGAATATGGACGTCATTATTTGAAAGATTATTTGACCCGTCCTAATTATTATTCTTCGCCGCGTTCAGTGAGATTGGGCATGTCATTTGGTTTTTAA
- a CDS encoding T9SS type A sorting domain-containing protein — translation MHRNKLLIVTMMLLLVVSYTLFAAEEGENKFNLTWSSDKLDFPNGIPYTLWATRTLPDFDGNGRNEIFCAADDPVQGAWYFVVEADANDNYKVVWYSYIDECTYSYVLFATSPDADLDGDGLPELIAGVAQPTGPAPPGIWIWEKDTTITDGFPFPMGPENATTYDVNGLGGSISCIFAANVDTDPNTELIIGETREDIVWVVEETGGDLSFPIFETEYTDTLKYSPWGFAYGDMDNDGLGDFAVGTSDYNSIRIYECSGEEDSYTKYPELHMSRDVDGYCLRGMGARDINGDGLAELIYARRSSPGKIFIVTNPGELSLIDSTNVHEIWVNPDGGNLTGLAYGDIDHGFGSDGPDLIFAASGNYLMDLEYTGPRGETADPNAPGDPANWDAYTIYTDTTQRMQHMCVSDFDRDGEDEVALIYSGSGDEHYLRIIEHEYLPDAGFSIMWHDSPDTDLTVDPVHSNPRGIFAGSDVDQDGKPEIACTEYNGKFHVYEVVDDNTVEWVYSYKPGAPASGSSPRDIKVSDVDGNGLDEFVMLMGGTDISANPDSIGFYFFEWDGSTDNGFGIDGGPTYILPAGQIDSRLTACNRTEGIWVEDVDQDGHQEVLWPSDAGGTSGDGLYIFSCIDGELTGFPTWLVELAQHRASGECTGSPKMARVADINGNGQKEAIFTTWNNGQLSIFEATAPDTYDETVFLADKTMTDEVVYKGLGVADVDGNGDDELIFNSYWNATIYLVNSPANIHDLDITNPDHYAFLRDDAGGSGLTGDVGDLNGDGNPEFYFTLYARGAVRSLEYNGGGADMMAQSSWTMKEVFADRDFVYGDYYSNGVLTAVHGSFGIMVPHADLDGDGNQEIVTSMIESPYSNSWLYVFEYTGGTGVTEHKYRIITPNDYKLAQNFPNPFNPTTTIDYTLPLDKNVTIRIYNLQGQEVRTLVDDKYQAAGTHRAIWDATDNFGHRVATGNYIYSLEVGNVKVTKMMTLLK, via the coding sequence ATGCATCGAAACAAGCTACTAATTGTTACCATGATGCTGCTGCTAGTTGTATCGTACACGCTTTTTGCAGCAGAAGAAGGTGAAAACAAATTTAATCTCACGTGGTCATCCGACAAACTCGACTTTCCTAACGGTATTCCTTACACACTGTGGGCAACGCGAACTTTGCCGGATTTTGACGGCAACGGCAGAAATGAAATTTTCTGTGCTGCTGACGACCCGGTACAGGGCGCCTGGTATTTCGTCGTGGAAGCCGACGCCAATGACAATTACAAAGTTGTCTGGTATTCCTACATCGACGAATGTACCTACAGCTATGTCCTCTTCGCCACAAGTCCTGACGCGGATCTCGATGGCGACGGATTACCCGAATTGATTGCAGGCGTTGCCCAGCCCACAGGCCCGGCACCTCCAGGCATTTGGATTTGGGAAAAAGATACCACCATCACTGATGGCTTTCCTTTTCCTATGGGGCCTGAAAACGCAACAACCTATGACGTAAATGGTCTCGGCGGCAGCATTTCCTGTATTTTTGCCGCAAATGTGGACACTGATCCGAACACGGAATTGATCATCGGCGAAACACGCGAAGATATCGTTTGGGTCGTGGAAGAAACCGGCGGAGATCTCAGTTTCCCGATTTTTGAAACCGAATACACCGATACATTGAAATACAGCCCCTGGGGATTTGCTTACGGCGATATGGACAACGACGGCCTGGGCGATTTCGCGGTGGGAACATCCGATTACAACAGCATTCGTATCTACGAATGCAGCGGAGAGGAAGACAGTTACACAAAATACCCGGAGTTGCACATGTCTCGCGATGTCGATGGCTACTGCCTGCGCGGTATGGGCGCCCGCGACATCAACGGCGATGGTTTAGCAGAATTAATTTACGCCAGAAGAAGTAGCCCAGGGAAAATTTTCATCGTTACCAACCCAGGCGAATTAAGCCTAATTGATTCGACAAATGTCCATGAAATCTGGGTAAATCCGGACGGCGGGAATCTGACCGGTTTGGCTTACGGCGATATTGATCACGGCTTTGGATCAGATGGTCCCGATTTAATTTTTGCCGCTTCCGGTAATTATTTGATGGACCTGGAATACACTGGACCTCGCGGTGAAACTGCTGATCCGAATGCTCCAGGCGATCCCGCAAATTGGGATGCTTACACAATTTACACCGATACAACCCAGAGAATGCAGCACATGTGCGTGAGCGATTTCGACCGCGATGGCGAAGACGAAGTAGCGCTCATCTACAGCGGTAGCGGCGACGAGCACTATCTGCGCATTATTGAACACGAATATCTGCCCGACGCTGGCTTTAGCATAATGTGGCACGATAGTCCGGACACAGACCTGACTGTCGATCCGGTGCATTCAAATCCGCGCGGTATTTTTGCCGGCTCCGACGTTGATCAGGACGGCAAACCCGAAATTGCTTGTACAGAATACAACGGTAAATTCCACGTTTACGAAGTTGTCGATGACAACACTGTGGAATGGGTGTACTCATACAAACCAGGCGCTCCGGCTTCCGGCTCCAGCCCCCGCGACATCAAAGTAAGCGATGTGGATGGAAATGGGTTGGATGAATTCGTCATGCTTATGGGCGGAACCGATATTTCTGCCAATCCGGACAGTATCGGCTTCTATTTCTTTGAATGGGACGGATCTACGGATAATGGTTTTGGAATCGACGGCGGGCCTACCTATATTTTGCCTGCTGGTCAAATCGATTCTCGTCTGACTGCTTGCAACAGGACTGAAGGTATCTGGGTCGAAGATGTTGATCAAGACGGGCATCAGGAAGTGCTCTGGCCTTCCGACGCTGGCGGTACATCCGGCGATGGTCTGTACATTTTCTCCTGTATCGACGGTGAACTGACTGGTTTCCCGACCTGGTTGGTTGAATTAGCTCAGCATCGCGCTTCCGGAGAATGTACCGGATCACCGAAAATGGCGCGCGTCGCTGACATCAATGGTAATGGCCAAAAGGAAGCCATTTTCACTACCTGGAATAACGGACAGCTTTCTATTTTCGAAGCCACTGCTCCCGACACCTACGATGAGACTGTCTTTTTGGCAGATAAAACAATGACAGACGAAGTCGTTTATAAAGGTCTCGGCGTTGCCGATGTTGATGGCAACGGCGACGATGAATTGATTTTCAATTCTTACTGGAACGCGACCATTTATCTGGTTAATTCCCCAGCGAATATTCATGACCTTGACATTACCAATCCCGATCATTATGCCTTTTTGCGCGACGACGCAGGCGGTAGTGGACTTACTGGCGATGTTGGTGATCTCAACGGCGACGGAAATCCTGAATTCTATTTCACGCTTTACGCTCGCGGCGCAGTTCGCAGCCTGGAATACAACGGCGGCGGAGCAGACATGATGGCGCAGTCCAGTTGGACAATGAAAGAAGTATTCGCCGATCGCGATTTTGTCTATGGCGACTATTACAGCAATGGCGTTCTGACTGCAGTTCATGGATCATTCGGAATTATGGTGCCGCATGCGGATCTGGATGGTGACGGCAATCAGGAAATCGTGACCTCGATGATTGAATCGCCCTATTCAAATTCCTGGCTCTATGTTTTTGAATACACTGGCGGTACCGGCGTCACCGAACACAAATATCGCATCATCACTCCTAACGACTACAAACTGGCACAAAACTTCCCGAACCCGTTCAACCCGACGACGACGATCGACTACACTCTCCCGTTGGACAAGAACGTGACCATTCGCATTTACAATTTGCAGGGTCAGGAAGTAAGAACTCTGGTGGATGACAAATACCAGGCTGCCGGTACGCATCGGGCTATCTGGGATGCGACGGACAATTTCGGTCATCGCGTAGCCACTGGCAATTACATTTACAGCCTCGAAGTTGGCAACGTGAAAGTGACCAAGATGATGACGTTATTGAAATAG
- the rplQ gene encoding 50S ribosomal protein L17 translates to MRHRKAFNKLNRTASHRKALLSNLATQLLTYKRIKTTAPKARALRPVVERLITFAKKGTLAARRRVLRTVRDKKVVKSLFDEIAPTFENRQGGYTRIIKLGQRAGDGAEIAFIELVGFEGVKKSKKQKSKKESKKKQRTDEEESD, encoded by the coding sequence ATGAGACATCGTAAAGCATTCAATAAACTTAATCGCACGGCGAGCCATCGGAAAGCATTGTTGTCCAACCTGGCGACGCAGCTGCTTACTTATAAAAGGATAAAAACAACCGCGCCAAAAGCAAGAGCGCTTCGGCCTGTTGTAGAGCGGTTAATTACGTTCGCCAAAAAAGGAACGTTGGCCGCTCGGCGTCGTGTTTTGAGAACGGTGAGGGATAAAAAAGTCGTCAAATCGCTGTTCGACGAAATCGCTCCCACATTCGAAAATCGCCAGGGCGGATATACAAGAATTATTAAATTAGGTCAACGCGCCGGCGACGGTGCTGAAATAGCGTTCATCGAATTGGTCGGCTTCGAAGGCGTCAAAAAAAGCAAGAAGCAGAAATCGAAAAAAGAGTCGAAAAAGAAACAGCGAACCGATGAAGAGGAATCAGATTAA